ttcttcttcttcttctactttcatcatcatcatcatcaccgtcGTCGTTAACTGTATAAAACCTATCTCCTCCGGCCGTTCTTCACCTCCGCCATGCGCTCGCCGCATGGTTTCCGTAACGGCGGCGAATCTCCGACATCCCGGGACCGAACTCACTTCCACTCAACCGTCACAGCTCAGAAACTCCGCCGATTCAACTCCttaatcctcctcctccgcctcgcttctttctccttctccctcGCCTCCGCCGTCTTTATGCTCACCAATTCTCGCGGCTCCGGTTCTCCTCACTGGTACGATTTCGACGCTTTCAGGTTCGACTCTTCTTCTCACTCTAAATTTTTCGAAAACCATGAGCGAATCTATCTCGAAATTGAAGATCAGAATCGGGGCTTTAAAATTTGCAGATTCGTGTTTGTGGCAAACGCGATCGTGGCGTTATATTCAGTGTTCGAAATGGGAACTTGCGTTTGGGAATTCTCAAGAGAAACC
The Camelina sativa cultivar DH55 chromosome 6, Cs, whole genome shotgun sequence genome window above contains:
- the LOC104791829 gene encoding CASP-like protein 4C1: MRSPHGFRNGGESPTSRDRTHFHSTVTAQKLRRFNSLILLLRLASFSFSLASAVFMLTNSRGSGSPHWYDFDAFRFVFVANAIVALYSVFEMGTCVWEFSRETTLWPEAFQVWFDFGHDQVFSYLLLSAGSAAAALARTMRGGDTCTANKAFCLQSDVAIGLGFAAFLFLAFSSCFSGFRVACFLITGSRFHLY